A window of Platichthys flesus chromosome 23, fPlaFle2.1, whole genome shotgun sequence contains these coding sequences:
- the LOC133949072 gene encoding uncharacterized protein LOC133949072, translated as MTDNMPWSCGSNPPLYQLETPTVEQVLFGSPEPDVREERGPARHEVNFSLNNQPEDKDPMMDFILNQSECEQQFEEDLFRGFINEDNEKEAFHIRSLKSKIYLKNETPVKSSAPQTVPESQCMGMELSNSGVTNFSCPGHSGSMNDCGYLPNFSSPGCYLSSDSTDDEDYCPSCLQPSASSYVERACCVDTSNQGSQVKPKQGHSQPQPLTPHIKPQTNIRVDEKVQPLNPEVCKCQKPSGGTRDAGTQTVAIHTAEMCDTFTQHIFTADGASRQPVFSVHLPPVGLSKQHAATGRQTDNAAQPNTLSASTGNGGKNMPWSKKKPAADSPPGNNGKIFLKLPINCYPDFANATDARGEKSEEDSDERERLETEHVMMTDLSESAREEVTSATEEEAGATQEVADILVLLNKRKT; from the exons ATGACAGACAACATGCCCTGGTCCTGTGGATCAAACCCTCCCCTCTACCAACTGGAGACACCCACAGTTGAGCAAGTCCTGTTTGGAAGTCCAGAACCAGA cgtcagagaggaaagagggcCCGCAAGGCATGAGGTCAACTTCTCCCTCAATAACCAACCAGAGGACAAGGATCCCATGATGGACTTCATACTGAACCAGTCAGAGTGCGAGCAGCAGTTTGAGGAGGACCTCTTCAGGGGCTTTATTAATGAAGACAATGAAAAAGAAG CTTTTCATATTCGGAGCTTAAAATCAAAGATCTACCTAAAAAATGAAACACCAGTCAAATCTTCAGCACCACA AACTGTACCAGAATCACAGTGCATGGGAATGGAG CTCTCCAACTCTGGTGTCACAAACTTTT CATGTCCTGGACACAGTGGCTCCATGAATGACTGTGGATATTTACCAAATTTCTCTTCTCCAGGATGTTACCTCAGTTCAGACTCTACTGAC GACGAAGATTACTGCCCATCATGTCTCCAGCCTTCTGCTTCTTCATATGTGGAACGAGCCTGTTGTGTAGACACCTCAAACCAGGGCTCACAGGTTAAACCGAAACAAGGTCACTCCCAGCCCCAGCCTCTTACTCCCCACATAAAACcccaaacaaacatcagagttGACGAGAAAG TTCAACCTCTGAACCCAGAGGTTTGCAAATGCCAAAAACCATCTGGCGGAACTCGAGATGCAGGAACTCAAACTGTCGCCATCCACACTGCAGAGATGTGCGACACCTTCACTCAGCACATCTTCACTGCAGACGGTGCGTCCAGACAGCCTGTGTTCAGCGTGCACCTTCCACCTGTCGGCCTGTCGAAGCAACATGCAGCCACAGGGAGGCAGACTGACAACGCTGCTCAGCCGAACACACTCTCAGCTTCTACAGGGAATGGAGGGAAGAATATGCCCTGGAGCAAGAAGAAACCCGCGGCTGATTCTCCACCAGGCAACAATGGGAAAATATTCCTGAAGCTACCCATCAACTGCTATCCAGATTTTGCAAACGCAACTGATGCCAGAG GTGAGAAGAGTGAAGAGGACAGCGATGAGAGAGAGCGACTCGAAACGGAACATGTGATGATGACAGACCTCTCGGAGAGTGCGAGGGAGGAGGTCACATCTGCCACCGAAGAGGAGGCCGGAGCTACTCAGGAAGTAGCAGATATTTTGGTCCTGCTTAACAAGAGGAAGACTTAG